From Pararhodobacter zhoushanensis, the proteins below share one genomic window:
- a CDS encoding DUF4287 domain-containing protein → MSDTVKGPASYFPSIEKTYGKPIDHWLTLARDGLKDKPHMAVVALLKTEHGLGHGHANAIVAHAKAQGE, encoded by the coding sequence ATGAGCGATACCGTCAAAGGCCCGGCCTCGTACTTTCCGTCGATCGAAAAGACCTATGGCAAGCCGATCGACCATTGGCTGACCCTCGCCCGCGACGGGTTGAAGGACAAGCCGCACATGGCCGTCGTCGCCCTGCTCAAGACCGAGCATGGTCTGGGCCACGGGCACGCCAATGCCATCGTCGCCCACGCCAAAG
- a CDS encoding formate dehydrogenase beta subunit, with protein MKLYVPLDSAAVALGADDVAAAIKAEADKRGIAVTVVRNGSRGMVWLEPLVELVTDEGRIAFGPMTPDDVSAIFGDGESHPKYLGLTEELPWMVRQTRLTFARVGVIDPLSLHEYELHHGLKGLRRALAMTPAEVVKEVTDSGLRGRGGAGFPTGIKWKTVHDAPAAQKYIVCNADEGDSATFADRMLMEGDPFTLIEGMAIAGIAVGATKGYIYTRSEYPIAISQFDAAIRIAREAGVLGASVLGSDYAFDMEVRVGAGAYVCGEETSLLNSLEGKRGVVRAKPPLPALEGFMGKPTVVNNVISLASVPVIMDRGAAFYKNYGMGRSHGTMALQIAGNVKYGGLFETAFGLSLGEIVEDIAGGTASGRPVKAVQVGGPLGAWFPPSLFDTPFTYEDFAAKDGLIGHAGLTIADDRTDMLKMARFAMEFCAIESCGKCTPCRIGAVRGVETLDRVAAGDASGLPLLADLCNTMKSGSLCALGGFTPYPVMSALTHFPDDFARTREAAE; from the coding sequence ATGAAACTCTATGTCCCCCTCGATTCCGCCGCCGTCGCACTGGGTGCCGATGATGTCGCCGCCGCAATCAAGGCCGAAGCCGACAAGCGCGGCATCGCCGTCACCGTGGTGCGCAACGGCTCGCGCGGGATGGTCTGGCTGGAGCCGCTGGTCGAACTGGTCACCGATGAGGGCCGCATCGCCTTTGGTCCGATGACGCCGGACGACGTGTCCGCGATTTTCGGCGACGGCGAAAGCCATCCCAAATATCTGGGCCTGACCGAAGAACTGCCTTGGATGGTGCGCCAGACCCGGCTGACCTTTGCCCGCGTCGGCGTGATCGACCCGCTGTCCCTGCATGAATACGAACTGCACCACGGCCTGAAAGGCCTTCGCCGCGCGCTGGCGATGACGCCCGCCGAGGTGGTCAAGGAAGTCACGGATTCTGGCCTGCGGGGCCGGGGTGGTGCGGGCTTCCCGACCGGCATCAAGTGGAAAACCGTCCACGACGCGCCCGCCGCGCAGAAATACATCGTCTGCAACGCCGATGAGGGCGACAGCGCCACCTTCGCTGACCGGATGCTGATGGAAGGTGATCCTTTCACCCTGATCGAAGGCATGGCGATTGCCGGGATCGCCGTGGGCGCGACCAAGGGCTATATCTACACCCGCAGCGAATATCCCATTGCGATCAGCCAGTTCGACGCCGCGATCCGCATCGCGCGGGAGGCCGGTGTGCTGGGCGCCAGCGTGCTGGGCTCGGACTATGCCTTTGACATGGAGGTCCGCGTCGGCGCGGGGGCTTATGTCTGCGGTGAGGAAACATCGCTGCTCAACTCGCTGGAAGGCAAGCGCGGCGTGGTGCGCGCCAAGCCGCCGCTGCCCGCGCTTGAGGGCTTCATGGGCAAGCCCACCGTGGTCAATAACGTGATCTCGCTGGCCTCGGTCCCGGTGATCATGGATCGCGGGGCGGCGTTTTACAAAAACTACGGCATGGGCCGCTCGCATGGCACCATGGCGCTGCAGATCGCCGGGAATGTGAAATACGGCGGGCTGTTCGAGACCGCCTTCGGCCTCAGCCTTGGCGAGATTGTCGAAGATATTGCCGGCGGCACGGCCTCGGGTCGGCCCGTCAAGGCGGTGCAGGTCGGCGGTCCGCTGGGTGCATGGTTCCCGCCGTCGCTGTTCGACACGCCCTTCACCTATGAGGATTTCGCCGCCAAGGACGGGCTGATCGGCCACGCCGGGCTGACCATCGCCGATGACCGCACCGACATGCTGAAAATGGCCCGCTTCGCGATGGAATTCTGCGCCATCGAGAGCTGCGGCAAATGCACGCCCTGCCGCATCGGCGCGGTGCGCGGGGTGGAAACGCTGGACCGCGTGGCGGCGGGCGATGCCTCGGGCCTGCCGCTGCTGGCGGATCTGTGCAACACGATGAAATCAGGCTCGCTCTGCGCCTTGGGCGGTTTCACGCCCTATCCGGTGATGTCGGCGCTGACGCATTTCCCTGACGATTTCGCCCGCACCCGCGAGGCCGCAGAATGA
- a CDS encoding formate dehydrogenase subunit gamma: MPATPAFGEAGVETLHQILATHRGMEGALLPILHAVQAAFGHVPQDALPIIAKDQNISRAEAHGVMSFYHDFRENPAGRTVLKLCRAEACQAVGADDLADHARAKTGLDWHETSADGALTLEPVFCLGLCACGPAAMVNGKLVGRADAAKLDKILEGAR, encoded by the coding sequence ATGCCAGCCACACCAGCGTTCGGGGAAGCAGGGGTTGAGACCCTGCACCAGATCCTTGCCACCCATCGCGGGATGGAGGGCGCGCTGTTGCCGATCCTGCACGCGGTGCAAGCGGCCTTTGGCCATGTCCCCCAGGACGCCCTGCCGATCATCGCCAAGGACCAGAACATCAGCCGCGCCGAAGCGCATGGCGTGATGAGCTTTTACCACGATTTCCGCGAGAATCCGGCGGGCCGCACGGTGCTGAAACTGTGCCGGGCCGAGGCCTGTCAGGCCGTCGGTGCCGACGATCTGGCCGATCACGCGCGGGCGAAAACCGGGCTGGACTGGCACGAAACCTCGGCCGATGGCGCGCTGACGCTGGAACCGGTGTTCTGTCTGGGCCTGTGCGCCTGCGGTCCCGCCGCGATGGTCAACGGCAAGTTGGTGGGCCGCGCCGATGCCGCCAAGCTGGACAAGATCCTTGAGGGGGCACGCTGA
- a CDS encoding LysR family transcriptional regulator — MIDKLEMLIALARERHFGRAAEACHVTQPTLSSGIKALEQSLGVQLVQRGARYIGLTTEGERVLARAKTIVAEARAMKSDVAVAREGLSGTLRLGVIPTALSSIHDLTRPFLAAHPGVRLRIVSLNSHEILERLTEFEIDAGLSYAAVDTPMDKPAADRSVLLYEESYALVTCARADLPASLRWADLGGYELGLLTTDMQNRRIIDTNLARAGISVSPRIESNSIVALISHVTAPHHATILPARTAAFYATGRELACIPITGGVSGIATVAFILPPVGRRTLLLDAFLKTVS; from the coding sequence ATGATCGACAAGCTGGAAATGCTCATCGCCCTTGCCCGCGAGCGTCACTTCGGACGCGCGGCCGAGGCCTGCCATGTGACGCAGCCAACCCTGTCATCCGGCATCAAGGCGCTGGAGCAGAGCCTCGGCGTGCAGCTGGTGCAGCGCGGGGCGCGCTATATCGGCCTGACGACCGAGGGCGAGCGCGTGCTGGCCCGCGCCAAGACCATCGTGGCCGAGGCGCGGGCGATGAAATCCGATGTGGCCGTGGCGCGCGAGGGGCTGTCAGGGACGCTGCGGCTGGGGGTGATCCCGACCGCGCTGTCCTCTATCCATGACCTGACCCGCCCGTTTCTGGCGGCGCATCCCGGTGTGCGGCTGCGCATCGTGTCGCTCAACAGCCATGAGATTCTGGAACGCCTGACCGAGTTCGAGATCGACGCGGGCCTCAGCTATGCCGCCGTCGATACGCCGATGGACAAGCCGGCGGCGGATCGCTCGGTGCTCTTGTACGAGGAAAGCTATGCGCTGGTCACCTGCGCCCGCGCGGACCTGCCCGCCTCGCTGCGCTGGGCCGATCTGGGCGGGTACGAGCTGGGCCTGCTGACCACCGACATGCAGAACCGGCGGATCATCGACACCAATCTGGCACGCGCGGGCATCAGCGTCTCACCGCGCATCGAGTCCAATTCGATCGTCGCGCTGATCAGCCATGTGACCGCGCCGCACCACGCCACCATCCTGCCCGCGCGCACGGCTGCCTTCTACGCCACCGGGCGCGAACTGGCCTGTATTCCCATCACCGGCGGGGTCAGCGGCATCGCCACGGTCGCCTTTATCCTGCCCCCGGTGGGGCGGCGGACGCTGCTGCTGGATGCGTTTCTGAAGACCGTGAGTTAA
- a CDS encoding aminotransferase, giving the protein MHIQPFGVEIWMNEWETRCDLNLAETCVESLTIAQLLELTGRNGDDLSALLPLQMTYGAIEGSDRLRDAIAALYAKQQRENVIVTHGTIGANMLVHKALVGPGDRVVAVVPTYQQHYSIPDSLGADVHQLALQAENGWLPDLDALRALVVPGTKLIALTNPNNPTGALIPVEMLQEIARIAREVDAWVLCDEVYRGTDQTGDGRTASMADLYEKGISTAGMSKAFSLAGLRLGWVVARQELLDMVSIHRDYDTISVGRVDDHFATLALEAADRVLDRAQAITRGNLQILSDWIDTQPRLDWVRPASGTTAFVRFDAPMTSREFCIALLEDTGVMFTPGSALGVEGWLRIGYANNPEILREGLRRTGEFLARLPDPALV; this is encoded by the coding sequence ATGCACATCCAACCATTCGGCGTTGAGATCTGGATGAACGAGTGGGAAACCCGCTGCGATCTGAACCTTGCCGAGACTTGCGTGGAAAGCCTGACCATCGCGCAACTGCTGGAACTGACCGGGCGGAATGGCGACGATCTGTCGGCGCTGTTGCCGCTGCAGATGACTTACGGCGCGATTGAAGGCTCGGACCGGCTGCGCGATGCGATTGCGGCGCTGTATGCGAAACAGCAGCGGGAGAACGTGATTGTCACCCATGGCACGATTGGCGCGAATATGCTGGTGCACAAGGCGCTGGTCGGGCCCGGTGACCGCGTGGTCGCCGTGGTGCCGACGTATCAGCAGCATTACTCGATCCCCGACAGTCTGGGCGCGGATGTGCACCAGCTGGCCTTGCAGGCCGAGAATGGCTGGCTACCCGATCTGGACGCCCTGCGGGCGCTGGTGGTGCCGGGCACCAAGCTGATCGCGCTGACCAATCCCAACAACCCCACGGGTGCGCTGATCCCGGTCGAGATGTTGCAAGAGATTGCCCGGATCGCGCGCGAGGTCGACGCATGGGTGCTGTGCGATGAGGTGTACCGCGGCACGGATCAGACCGGCGACGGGCGCACGGCTTCGATGGCGGATCTGTATGAAAAGGGGATCAGCACGGCGGGGATGTCCAAGGCGTTTTCCCTGGCCGGGTTGCGGCTGGGCTGGGTGGTGGCCCGGCAAGAGCTGCTGGACATGGTGTCCATCCACCGGGATTATGACACGATCAGCGTCGGCAGGGTCGACGACCATTTCGCCACGCTGGCGCTGGAAGCCGCTGACCGGGTACTGGACCGCGCGCAGGCGATCACGCGGGGCAATCTGCAGATCCTGTCAGACTGGATCGACACCCAGCCGCGTCTTGACTGGGTGCGTCCGGCCTCGGGCACCACGGCCTTCGTGCGCTTTGACGCGCCGATGACCTCGCGCGAGTTCTGCATTGCGCTGCTCGAGGACACCGGGGTGATGTTCACCCCCGGCTCGGCGCTGGGCGTCGAGGGTTGGCTGCGCATCGGCTACGCCAACAACCCCGAGATCCTGCGCGAAGGGTTGCGGCGGACGGGCGAATTTCTCGCCCGCCTGCCAGATCCTGCGCTGGTTTAG